AGTATATAAACACCAGTATATAAGCAtctacacacgtggacaaatttgttggtacccttacagctcattgaaaaagtgttttatgcctcctgaaaatagattaaatgaaaagcaattgtcccatgtatacctgcctgcctttgctatgtcattgagtaaagcaaagcaagtgtgaaaagagataaattaTTGCTTATTCtccaaagatattctaaagtggcctggacacatttgttggtagccctagaaaagatcataaataattggattagagtgatttttcaagttagctgttttctttaattagtatcacacgtctccaatcgtgcaatcagtcattcagcctattgaaatggagaaaagtagtcactctgctgtttggtatcatcatgtgtcccacaatgaacatggaccagagaaagcaaaggagagagttgtctgaggagatcagaaagaaaattatagacaagcatgttttaggcaaaggctataagaccatctccaagcagtttgatgttcctgtgacaacagttgcaaatattatcaggaagttcaaggtccatgggactgtagccaacctccctggacgtggccgcaagaggaaaatcgaccccagaatgggcagaaggatagtgagaatagtagacaaaaagccaaggaaaacttccaaagagataccaGCTGAACTcccaaggtccatcagtgtctgatcgcactaTCCgttgctttttgagtgacagtgggctcaatggaagaagacccaggaggactccactgttgaaagaaaaacataaaaaagccagactggaatttgcttagatgcatattgacaagccacaatgcttctgggagaatatcctttggacagatgagacaaaactggagcttttggcaagtcacatcagctctatgtccacagacgaaaaaatgaagctttcaaaggaaagaacaccatacctactgtgaaacatggaggaggttcggttatgttttggggctgctttgctgcgtctggcacggggtgccttgagtctgtgcagggatcaatgaaatctcaagactatcaagacattctggagtgaaacgtactgcccagtgtcagaaagctctgtctcagtcgcaggtcatggatcctccaacaggataatgacccaaaacacacagctaacagcacccaagaatggctaaggacaaaacattggactattcttaagtggccttctatgagccctgacgaagatctatggaaagaactgaaacatgcagtctggagaaggcacccttcatacctgacacagctggagcagtttgctcaggatgAGTGGGCCagactacctgttgacaggtgcagaagtctcactgagagctacaggaatcacttgtttgcagtgattgcctctaaaaggttgtgcaacaaaatattcaaaatattaggttaagggtcccaacatttttgtccatgccattttttcatttgtgttagaATTTGAAATATTATGTTGcttcaaaactctaaagcaaagtctgatttttgttaaatgcggaataagcAATGATGGTGCCAATTactttgtcagtttcaagttatttcagagacaattttgggttcttcttttttcatggaggggtaccaacacatttgtccacgtgtgtatgcAAATATGGGCATAAAAGATAGATCACTTAAGGAAAACTATGAGAGCGGAAATGTTTCTACAGTACTCCATATCCGTTTCTCTCAAGGATAGATTTCACAAGCAGGAATACTAAACCTCTGAAAAAGAAATTAAGCTGGAACTACTTCTTTTTTTTAGGATCTGATTGGTAGCAGCCTGAATATtctgagaaaggagagagagaagataatGGTGTATAAAGAAACCATAGAAAGAGAGAGCCAAGAATTGCTTGTAAGTGTCACCATTCCTGAGAAATAAACAAGTACAAGAACTAGAAAAACTGAAGATAACAGCTATTCAATATTATGATTCCACTTTTCCAGAAAATACCAATGTGGGTTACAAAAACGATGAATTGCCatcaaacataattaaaattcaacaAGTCATGAAGAAGCACAAATGCGGAAGAAACTTAGTCAAGGGGCAGCTCTGCACTGTAGAACATCTGTTCTTTAGAACAGCACACTTAGTTGGCCCCTTGTATGCAGTGGGACTTAaatacttctaagtaaacatgtatagCGTTGTGGTGTTAGGATTCTCAGTAGCccaaaacattatttttaaaaggtctctgtctttttaaaaaagacagatCTGCTTCATGCCAATTATAACTATCAGTGatgttttctgccacaagatgtggtgacagccaactatctggatggctttaagagtggtttggataacttcatagaggagaggtctatcaatggctactaattggagggctatatgccacctccaacttgaatggcaggatgcctctgagtaccagctgcaggggagtaacagcaggagagagggcatgccctcaactgcctatagcagggattctcaaccttgggtccccagatgttgttggaccagctcccataatccccagccccagtggtctttggttggggattatgggagttgaagtccagcaacatctggggacccaaggttgagaacccctggcctataggctcccagtggcatctggtggtccactgtgtgaaacaggatgctggactagatgggcctgatccagcagggctgttcttatgataagtTGGATTCCTTACCATATTCTTCTAAGACTGGAATCCTCTACACACACTTGACCTCAATGAACtctgagatttacttctgagtaaacatgtaccAGCTCAGACTGTAAAGCATACTAGGCATTTTCTTAACAATTGTGTTAAGCTGTAAGGCAACACTGCCTTTATAATAAGCCAAGGATTTTACAAAGAACTGCAACCTCTTCAAAAGCTTGCTCTATTCTTATTAAGTTTTAAACTAAAAGTCCGAGGTCCAGCCAATTTTAGACAGTGAGCTTTTGAGCTCTCCAGAACTCCTCTGTCTAAAtggtattatttatttgatttctatactgcccttccaaaaatggctttacacagagaaataacaaacaaaaaagatggttccctgtccccaaagggttcacaatctaacaaacatcagatagacaccagcaacagtcactagaggtactaaAAATGGGCATTATATTGGCTGCATTCCAGCCCTCCAGTACACAAACTGATTTTAGGAATAAATAGCATCTTTTTCTTAGATCAGTGACATGCTTTTCTCTTTCCACGTGCTTGTTGCAGGAGCAAAccaaagcagagaaggagaagacAATGGCTGAGTTCAGAGAACTACACCAGcttttggaagaagaagaagaggagaaactTCTGCTGGCCCAGATGGAAGAGGTAGAGAAGGAGGTTGCAAAGAAAAGGGAGGAGCAGATGGCCAAACTCTCTGaggagctctcctctcttgaacaGACCATCCAAGAGATGGAGGAGAAGTGTCAGCAACCACCAGGTGAACTGCTGCAGGTAAGACCGTAGTAGGCCAGGCTCCTCGTCAGGGGAAAGCTCTTTAAACCTTTGTATGCCTAAGAAGAGAAGGGCCCAATTTATGGTGCTGGTGACTAGGACTATTTCCAGATGGGAGAgtgttagcaatagcacttacatttatataccgctctatagccggagctctctaagcagtttacaatgatttagcatattgcccccaacattctgggtactcattttaccgacctcggaaggatggaaggctgagtcaaccttgagcccctggtcaggatcgaacttgtaaccttctggttacagggcggcagttttaccactgcgccaccaggggctctcccccccccccattttcctctGTGGCTTTCTAAACCAAACTATATGGAGGAGAAAGGCAGACTCCACATGAAACAGTTCTCAtgactttaagaacataagaacaaccctgctggatcaggcccaaggcccatctagtccagcatcctgtttcacacagtggcccaccagctgccgctggggagcccacaggtaaaagctgagggcatgtcctctctcctgctattgttctcctgcaactggtattgagaggcgtcatgcttttgaggctggagatggcccacagccatcagactagtagccattgatagacctgtccaccatgaatctgtctaagccccttttaaagccatccaagctggtagtcatcactacatcccatggcaaggaattccatagattatttatgcactgtgtgaaaaaagtatttgctcttgtcagtcctaaatttctttctttttgtgtgcTCTACTTTCCGTTCACACTGTGGGGCAGAACATTTAACAATtgatttctcccccccacccccactaaggCTGTTTGTTTTTATATCTCAAGTTCTTGCTTAGAAAGAGAACTTCAGGCATTGGCAGCCAATAAAAGAGATTTTTCAAAAGTGATTTGTCACATTCATGGAgggatagggctatcaatggctactagccttggtagctaTATCTTTCAATTGGGACCGGAGGGggcatgcctctgaacaccaggtgctgaGAAACACCCACGAGAGGGGCGGCTGCCCTTTTGCAAGCTTcctagatgcacctggttggccattaCATGAGGCAGGGtattggactggatgggcctttggcttgatccaacaggccttttcttatattcttaatatGGAGGGCTTGGGCCCAAAAGCAAGTCTGCGGACCTGCAATGGTTGCTCttcttttgatttgattttatgctgctgctttttttgCTCTAATATATATTTCAGTTGATTCTTTGATGTTttccttatttttttttattgcCCTGGGGTCGTCTGAAGGACAGTCTAAAAATATCTTTAATCTCTACACTTCAACTGTTAGGTTTAAGTAGACCTCTCTTCACTTCTTTGAAATGTCTCCACTTTGCCTGGAGACTTCACTATATAATAAAGATGGTTCTTCATTCTGTGGCAGGCACTGAGTCCCTTcttatttctctctttccccctttagGATGTTACAAGCATCTTGCAGAGGTAAGTGGATCTCACTCATTTCTCTTCTCTGCATCATGAAGTGTCTCGGTCAGAGCtgcacaacgttggccctcctagctgttggatttcagctcccattatcttctgccacagtggccaactgacaggaatgatgggagttgtagtcttaatGGCTGGAGGGCCAACATTGTGCAGCTCTGATCCAGATAGTATATGGAAAAAATGGCCTTCCAGGGGAAAGAACTGAGTTTTCCAATTATCCACAGATAAGTACTTCTCTGTGAAATGCAGAGGAAAATCCTCTGTGTACCACTCAAAGATCACTATTGTtggtattattattgtttatattaCACTTccacaaaaagttcacaaagcataGAAGAACAAAAAGGTGATTCCCTTTCTTTCGGTTGAACATGGTTGAAGGCAGTGCCCTCCGCCTCCAgtgcactggctgacatgctctgCAGCCTTACAAGAGCTTAGTCAGAGCTCTGTCCTCGCAAAGAGACAAATCTTTGCACTGCAGCTATGAGGTCTGCCTCATAAGTGCAGTgtgcagagagtgagagaggaaaGTAATTCTAGCTTCTTGCGCCTCCtcacaaaagcccttttcacgTCCAGGAATATTTCCGTGAGGATTGTACAGCCCTCACTGGTATATTCCTAGCCACAAAAAGGGCTCTGGCAGGAAGGTGAGAGAGGCAATTATCCCTTCTGCCCATCCAGCATTGTGAAGTGAGCCTCACAAGCAGGTAATATATTTATTCATTGTAAGTAAAGTATTGTGCCatggagtcggtgttgactcctggcaaccacagagccctgtggttttctttggtggaatataggaggggtttaccattgcctcctcccacgcagtatgagatcatgcctttcagcatcttcctatgtcgctgctgcccaatataggtgtttaccatagtctgggaaacattcccggcgggggtgggggggcgttgaatccagcaacctcttgctccctaggcaagttacttccccactgcaccattaggtggctacacttGCAAGAGGCAATCTCAATTCATGAGGGGGACTTAAAGAAATGGCTGCCTTTCTTTGCACAGTTAGGAGCCATCATGCTGGAGAGTCTCCTCCTCAAAAGCACTTCTCTTTGAATTTCTGACCTTCTGCATCCATCTCTGACCTTCTGGAATTCCTGGTGTCTCTACTCTGTCTgctttttcttccccccacctccactgccattCCTCTCTTGCTCTAGTCAGAACTTCTGAATTGATTGGATGGTAGATTAAATTTTTTCTCTCCTAACTAGGTGTGAGAGAGAGCCATTTGAGGATCTAGTGGCTTTTCCTCTTGTCGTGAAGAGGAGGATCATGGAAATCCTTGATATGTATCCCTTTCCAGAGAGTTTCATGAAGCTGTTTAGAGGTAATGAAGAATGGCTACAAGGATTTTATACTGAAACTAGCATTGGTCCAAATGCATTTGTGAAGAGCTCTAGGTTATTTGTACTGTTAGTGGGACTGTTCAAATGGGGAAATTGAATGACAGTTGAGAAGATACTTGGCTTTCCCCTACTGAGCATTGCTTACATTGCTGTCTCAAAATGTACCTTTTCAGAATGTTGAATGCCAGTTGAAAAAATCATTTTGGGATATTTGACTCGCGCCTTCTGTGTTCTGCTCTCACCTTTATATGAAagatcaccttttaaaaaaagagattttaaaattttatttataatttacatttatatcctggtcTTCCCCTAAGGAgcacagagctgtgtgtgtggctattttttcctcacaacaatcttgtgaggtaggtcagactgagagataagcaactggccTAGTGTtgcccagtgaggttcatggctgaatggagacttGAAATCTGGTCtcccctggtcttagtccagcaatCTAACTGCACCACTTTTGCCCTCCTTTAGATGTTagagactacaacttccatcatcccagaCTATTGGTCATTGTGGaaggatgggaactgtagtccaaaaacagctggggagggctgaaattgtgcacccCTAACCATTAGGTTATGCTGCTGtgtaaattgattttttaatggTGCACTGGCTGGTTTTTCAGACTGTATCTGCTGCTAATTTTCTGTCTTAAATCAAATCATTTGGAGCAGTTTTAATTATTGCATTAACCAAAGTGCCTGTCAGAAAAGATGacacttctttcctttcctttttgagcctttaaaaaaacccaaataaacccccaccaacccaccccactcattAACCACCGACCTACACCACTCAGCTCTATCTCATtattttctccctccttccttttccttaTTGCCAGCATAAGTATGGTGATCTTGGCCTTCTTCCTTCAGTCAGTGTAGCGGATCTGATATAttcctgcctgccccctgcctTTTTTTCTTAAATTGATGGCAATCTTGAGAATGTTTGAAAAACTTCACATTAGGTGAAGGCTAGTTTGAATATCCATAAGCGTATTAGTTTGCGGGAATCCTCTCCAAGGTATCTTTTGGCATTTATGTGATGCTTCAGTTAAAATAAGAAAACTGATGCAATAAATGATACACGTTGACTTCTATTTTTGTTACAAACATAATATTGCAATGCTTAACCTCtttgtttctttccctttctcagCCACTCTGGTATCTGGACTTGAGCTGGAGAAAGGTAAATTTGGGGGATTGGTGCAGAACCACATTCAAAGGAGGGATGGGGTTTGTCTTAAAGCTGTGTGCTTGTGTCCCACTCTTCTGTCCTGGGGGTTCTGGAACCACAAGGGAGAATGGAAGAGTTCCATGatgtcttatttttctttctgtggTTTTGAACAGTCCTTTGGCTGTTTACCATAGAGACTGCTTGCCTGGATTGAACcaagctagcgtggtgtagtggttagagtgccagactaggatcggggagacctgacttcaaatccccattcagccatgatactagctgggtgactctgaaatcacttctctctcggcctaacctacttcacagggttgttgtgaggagaaactcaagtatgcagtacaccgctctgggctccttggaggaagagcgggatataaaatgtaaaataataataacgtCCATCCATACAAATAGCAGCCATACAGGTGCCTGTCAcaaattctcaaccagggcaagAAGGCTACAGCTTAAGCCTGTTGCTTATTCCCAGCACATGGACAGGGCAGGCTTGTCATTGTCCCTGCACCCATTTTGCAATGGGTGATCATGACAGGGAAGCTTTATGCAGGCTGGTTCTTTTTCCTTTTAGTTTGCCAGTCATTCAGATAAACGTGTGTTGGGCAGCCcgggcctctgaacatggaggttccatttactGTGACTAATGGATCTTTTAAGGCATATCGCAAACTATCTGAAGTTGAGAAAATCAACATGTCTTATGACAGTGACTTCTCTAAATTAGGTATAGTGCAAAAAATACATTCTCTTTCCAGAATTACTGTCAGTTAGTTGCATTAGGTGACCTGAGTTCTAATACTGcattttgggtggcatacaaataagttaaataaaaataaataatatgaagtGGGAGTTGAGGGATGAAGAAAAAGACTTATTTTCACTagtttccccccaccaccaaactAAAATGTTTCAACTTCTATTTTTATAGTTCTGTATAAGGATGTTTCAATCGTAAAATTATTTGGATGTCCTCATTGTGCAATGCTATGCTTGGGATTCCCATAAATAGATCTATTGGATTGCCCCGGTCAACTTTGAATTGTTTTGTTCTGAGGTGGCCCGTGAGTGTTTATCCTCATGGCAGCAAAGACCTCTGAGATGATGAACCACCACTTTTTTGCTTCTCTACTTGCATTTTCTTTTGCTTGGGCAGCCTCAGAAGGCAGgagaagcaggatataagtgCTTCCATGAATAATAGGAACTTTTATGAGGAGGGGATTATTTCTGTCCTTGTCCAGCCTGCCACCAGCTTCTCCTCCTCAGGTTTCAAGCAATCACCCTCTTCAAATGTAGGACATGTCTGGTAGAAGAAGTGCTTCTAGGTTCAGGATGCAAGTCTGTTTCCCAACTGATCCAGCTTATCATCTTCCCTTTCTCAAAACAGCAGTTGTTCCTCTGGATTCATACACAGTTCATCTCCAACCCATCCTGTTTGAGGATCATGAAATCGTGAGACCAGGAGACAAACTTCAGTGCCTGCCATACAATCCTGAGAGATTTGACATAAGACGTCTTCTGCTGGGATATGGGGGATTCACAACCAGCAGATATTGCTGGCAATTCAACATGGAAAGTGAGGAAGGATGGGCGATGAAGGTTGCCAGGAAGTCTGTAAAGAGAAAAGGTCCTGAGGGAGATACGTGGTCTGTGGGGAAATGGggagataggccctgggcctacAGCCCTCATGACTCTCTCTCCCCGACTGCAAAGGTCAAGAGAATCCGCGTGTCTTTCAGCTGTGCTGAGGGGTGGGTGGCCATTTTTGATGCTGACACTGGAGCCCTGCTCTTTGCCTTCTCTGGAGCCTCGTCCTTGGCAGAGacccttctccctttctttttGGGGAGTCAAAAAGTCCGCTTGACATTCTCTCCCTGAAGCAGTCAGAGTGGAGACAGATGCATATACAAAACATAGCTGCAATGCACGTACAGCCTCCTTCCCTACCTGGGTTTAGGGACTAGGTTTTTAATGGCTG
Above is a window of Hemicordylus capensis ecotype Gifberg chromosome 2, rHemCap1.1.pri, whole genome shotgun sequence DNA encoding:
- the LOC128343095 gene encoding E3 ubiquitin-protein ligase TRIM7-like isoform X1, with the translated sequence MANLSPRKQLLQEVTCSICLDFFTYPVILNCGHNFCQACITRSWKEPAGRPICSDCLLNRRVCPLCRARIQIRHLKPNRSLANLATIVKQLGVPVKREARGWRVCEKHLEFLELFCKDDKALLCVVCYKSKEHQAHNIVPVDAAGQEYKDLIGSSLNILRKEREKIMVYKETIERESQELLEQTKAEKEKTMAEFRELHQLLEEEEEEKLLLAQMEEVEKEVAKKREEQMAKLSEELSSLEQTIQEMEEKCQQPPGELLQDVTSILQRCEREPFEDLVAFPLVVKRRIMEILDMYPFPESFMKLFRATLVSGLELEKAVVPLDSYTVHLQPILFEDHEIVRPGDKLQCLPYNPERFDIRRLLLGYGGFTTSRYCWQFNMESEEGWAMKVARKSVKRKGPEGDTWSVGKWGDRPWAYSPHDSLSPTAKVKRIRVSFSCAEGWVAIFDADTGALLFAFSGASSLAETLLPFFLGSQKVRLTFSP
- the LOC128343095 gene encoding E3 ubiquitin-protein ligase TRIM7-like isoform X2; translation: MANLSPRKQLLQEVTCSICLDFFTYPVILNCGHNFCQACITRSWKEPAGRPICSDCLLNRRVCPLCRARIQIRHLKPNRSLANLATIVKQLGVPVKREARGWRVCEKHLEFLELFCKDDKALLCVVCYKSKEHQAHNIVPVDAAGQEYKDLIGSSLNILRKEREKIMVYKETIERESQELLEQTKAEKEKTMAEFRELHQLLEEEEEEKLLLAQMEEVEKEVAKKREEQMAKLSEELSSLEQTIQEMEEKCQQPPGELLQDVTSILQRCEREPFEDLVAFPLVVKRRIMEILDMYPFPESFMKLFRATLVSGLELEKVVPLDSYTVHLQPILFEDHEIVRPGDKLQCLPYNPERFDIRRLLLGYGGFTTSRYCWQFNMESEEGWAMKVARKSVKRKGPEGDTWSVGKWGDRPWAYSPHDSLSPTAKVKRIRVSFSCAEGWVAIFDADTGALLFAFSGASSLAETLLPFFLGSQKVRLTFSP